The genomic window AAGCGGAAATGCAGCGCGCGGTAGATAATTCCGACCCAACCTCCACCCCACTATTCCGCGCATGCCTTTCCTACGTCCGTGTCGCTTGGACATTCCCCAACCACTACCGGCTCGAGTTCGGAGGTGACTACGCTTTCAAACCGACTGGCGTGCTCGAGGATGCCGCCGCCGACTTCAACCAGTACTTCAAAGAACTCGTAATCGAGGCGCAGCGGAGCAACACCCTCATCGCCGACGATGTTCGGGACGTCGGACCACTGCTATGGGTCTTGCTGCACGGATTGGCCATGTCCAATCACCTTGT from Rhodococcus sp. P1Y includes these protein-coding regions:
- a CDS encoding TetR/AcrR family transcriptional regulator yields the protein MREPTRDTRRALISAATDLLAQGGPTNVTLRAVGAAADVSRTAPYRHFKDKDDLLSTVAAENLNFLKAEMQRAVDNSDPTSTPLFRACLSYVRVAWTFPNHYRLEFGGDYAFKPTGVLEDAAADFNQYFKELVIEAQRSNTLIADDVRDVGPLLWVLLHGLAMSNHLVAEQTCDPGTGYEAEDLPRVLALALRNLAPR